A genomic window from Brassica oleracea var. oleracea cultivar TO1000 chromosome C8, BOL, whole genome shotgun sequence includes:
- the LOC106312601 gene encoding proline-rich receptor-like protein kinase PERK15, with the protein MTQNGIVTGGRTVVVGVKFDAASGELLDWALVKVAEPGDTVIALHILTNGDSSSVSLVKTFDSVLEAYEDFCKLKQVELKLKLCRGSSTRKILVKEAKLCYGSKVVVGVSRSCSHSSIYVAKYLARKLSKDCWVMAVDNGKVMFQKDGSSLKGKGNAGRNTLSSFFQMHKNTKVVNTWEEEEDRYNGCSLRQALVSSCLGKNLSVCGDLSRSSSCNGDQDDFHKSVVTEPVKIPEDLTRFITMLVNELPEFRPGWPLLCRVASPDVLTNVPRSYSFRQIPVAQWVLKLPSRTNSLVSSSNAKQLSSLNNESLATVPGGNDSMTLNCSPEGLHQRFFSTSCRSFKYKELVSVTSNFSPDNFIGKGGSSRVYRGYLTNGREVAVKILKQTKSILKDFAAEIDIITTLNHKNVISLLGYCFENNNLLLVYNYLSRGSLEENLHGNRKDHVVFRWNERYKIALGVAEALDYLHNKAPQLVIHRDVKSSNILLSDDFEPQLSDFGLAKWASVSTTQIICSDVAGTFGYLAPEYFMYGKMNDKIDVYAYGVVLLELLSGRKPVSSESPKARESLVMWAKPILDDRNYSQLLDQSLVNHNNSDQMERMALAATLCIRHNPQSRPEMGMVLNLLKGDVEMLKWAKEQVSNGLEDSKLLKDEKLKRSNLQSHLNVAFLDMEDEESISMRSMVQGISVEDYLKGRESRSSSFN; encoded by the exons ATGACGCAAAACGGCATCGTCACAGGAGGTCGTACTGTTGTGGTGGGTGTGAAGTTCGATGCGGCGAGCGGTGAGCTTCTAGATTGGGCTTTGGTCAAGGTTGCTGAACCGGGTGATACCGTCATCGCTCTTCACATTCTCACCAATG GCGACTCTTCGTCTGTCTCTCTTGTTAAAACTTTCGACTCTGTTCTTGAAGCTTATGAAGATTTCTGCAAACTGAAACAG GTTGAGCTGAAGCTGAAACTATGCAGAGGCTCTTCTACTCGCAAGATTCTAGTTAAAGAAGCAAAGCTATGTTATGGATCCAAAGTTGTAGTTGGAGTTTCCAGAAGCTGTAGCCACTCATCTATCTATGTGGCTAAGTATTTAGCCAGAAAACTGTCAAAAGACTGCTGGGTTATGGCTGTTGACAACGGGAAAGTCATGTTTCAGAAAGATGGTTCCTCATTGAAAG GAAAAGGCAATGCTGGTCGGAACACTTTGTCTAGCTTCTTTCAGATGCATAAGAACACAAAAGTAGTTAACACTTGGGAGGAGGAGGAGGATCGTTACAATGGCTGTAGTCTACGGCAGGCTTTAGTGTCTTCCTGCCTCGGGAAGAATCTCTCTGTTTGTGGAGATCTATCTAGATCATCTAGCTGTAATGGCGATCAAGATGATTTCCACAAGTCAGTGGTCACTGAGCCAGTAAAGATTCCAGAAGATTTGACCAGATTCATCACTATGCTGGTAAACGAACTGCCTGAGTTTAGACCAGGCTGGCCTCTGCTTTGTCGTGTTGCTTCTCCTGATGTGTTGACCAACGTCCCGAGAAGTTATTCCTTCAGACAGATACCAGTTGCTCAGTGGGTTCTCAAGCTTCCCTCTAGGACCAATTCTCTCGTTAGTAGCTCAAACGCTAAGCAGTTGTCTAGCTTAAATAATGAAAGTCTAGCTACTGTTCCTGGTGGTAATGATTCTATGACCTTGAATTGCTCTCCTGAGGGTCTTCATCAGAGGTTCTTCTCCACATCTTGCCGATCTTTTAAGTACAAGGAACTTGTGTCAGTCACATCCAATTTCTCCCCTG ATAATTTCATCGGAAAAGGAGGAAGCAGCAGGGTTTATAGAGGCTACCTGACCAATGGCAGAGAGGTTGCGGTGAAAATTCTCAAGCAAACCAAAAGCATCTTGAAGGATTTTGCGGCAGAGATTGATATCATCACAACGCTAAACCATAAGAACGTTATTTCCCTCTTGGGTTACTGCTTTGAAAACAATAACCTCTTGCTTGTGTACAATTATCTCTCAAGAGGAAGCCTTGAAGAGAATCTTCATG GCAACAGGAAGGATCATGTTGTGTTTCGTTGGAACGAGAGATATAAGATAGCTTTGGGAGTAGCTGAGGCGTTGGACTATTTACATAACAAAGCTCCACAGCTTGTCATTCACAGAGATGTTAAGTCATCAAACATATTACTGTCTGATGATTTTGAGCCACAG CTTTCTGACTTTGGGCTTGCGAAGTGGGCTTCGGTATCTACAACGCAGATCATCTGCTCAGATGTTGCAGGCACCTTTGG GTACTTAGCTCCAGAGTACTTTATGTATGGTAAGATGAACGATAAGATAGACGTGTATGCGTACGGTGTTGTACTCCTCGAGCTTCTTTCTGGAAGAAAACCTGTTAGTAGCGAATCCCCAAAGGCTAGAGAGAGTCTTGTCATGTGG GCGAAACCAATTCTTGATGATAGAAATTACTCTCAGTTACTAGACCAGAGTTTGGTTAATCACAATAATAGTGACCAGATGGAGAGGATGGCGTTAGCTGCCACTCTTTGTATAAGGCATAACCCACAATCTAGGCCAGAGATGGGAATG GTGTTGAATCTTCTTAAAGGTGACGTGGAGATGCTAAAATGGGCTAAGGAACAAGTTAGTAACGGTTTAGAGGATTCAAAGCTACTCAAAGACGAGAAACTGAAGAGGTCTAATCTACAGTCACATCTTAACGTAGCGTTCCTTGACATGGAGGACGAGGAGTCTATCTCCATGAGAAGCATGGTGCAAGGCATCTCCGTGGAGGATTATCTTAAAGGCAGAGAAAGCCGCTCATCGAGCTTCAATTGA
- the LOC106312331 gene encoding uncharacterized protein At1g21580-like, with protein sequence MDSSHYNPSYGQWNPPLPLLPPPPVPPPPPPPRESHPDSPNFYVPSSQNGEQRLHYLPLKPAVNQPSPYYSQQQPPQQHLQCIPEKYSYESQKVSQPLSFKKSRDISQSAGVGYSDRRLDSWTVDAAQGRRDSSGVGINRGLDGGSWSRDEFRNLGHLRKESGAARIDGNYQDRGQLKAECFRGLDDGHRSLSSRVGYSSEGARNLRWNEARRRDEYYHLDRGRREGSNDSKRTPGKLTQKKSALLRLETPRSHLNGRENARNRCSYSGRRFNSNSFKCKEHFGYSDRGLVENQRGRTSVNLDVSFQSNRLVAKSVASPASAGIHPCRSVTPRSSKAGRALVPDKSEKASVTEENGNQSILKSHEDLLDRTGTGCKALLPKGMEMEDNVKKKTNTSPKKLLISWSTVADLSGVSEARIRFAGSVRSQPCEDVDMDCLPSTNLSVMDVNAEDDSKGINKNVDSLSLENDSRGLPKCPVSSASLEIPNVSTELANANNNVSGDLANAHSSTVCTFTNTMVNPLVENENGNREESMETTARNSAAEMADNRDSDKGEKACAKDTSSSLAKVDVKESSIVLPVERTDGCSGSGESGLAMAVPSDVCTENVSAERLVSDEDLGIASHYPAEIPSVDQLSGSTIRGLEVCLPEPDVSLSKGITDGSVECLVQRDVRQKDSTFCNSLPGSPPLVTKTNLAVGINGMSAYETVTNAESGLLESQPCSTVSDAFGTVWNLAVNKNLDEDPSRASSCLVSDSPVIPCHISPLVAVTEQIQNKTSIQANYSDSRDGIMHEENNCAEKPDVDTQDEKTYPSGGTLNYKTRGTDIVAVTGGSVFPSQSLSSSPRRSFRQIRSEIHVAATVDETCKDKPKPKHSGGTIKYRTGGTNIFAFSGDSVPCGSLSNPPRLYRQIRSEVHVASMVDDTSTCKEKAKPSGGTSKCRTPEADVTSDVGGQEKYSLNRVKTDIFDGEVWSSVVNVSGAEILGDSGVPLSRSHSNGKDHVISVRDRDSQSKTSLSSWYDVENMEKKSNYSAQKRFSRALPFVSGPKKDANPSNKCHTWHRKFDTSASPLVAVKPLSPTLITQPKFPIVTAQSSSSYVRKGNSLLRKPSYGSLVKTGEIITLERQSNPSSDSSTSKVSNAIVTSSGKSPLSYSRDHLISGLPESIMDSATSEEANVAHSGGDASKTSDTLIQTYYASDCQQKRNHPKLDSSNLKRTVYVKRKANQLIPTSDGYFKRSKNQLVRTSASCVSHSPDDALDSQAATTMVSKRSSSAAFSHSAVTRPYKRSKFSLVWTQNDPQSRLRTSHMRYQRILPQLVPWKRVTYWRRLMKSVSGSALRNSSFSKSSQKLSMMRKRHTVYTRSTNGYSLRKSKVLSLGGSHLKWSKSIERDSRKANQEATLTAAEFSKKESEKHSGQSTTRMTSRNHLTRERVFRIGSLRYKMDSSRRTLQRISDDDSPCSGPTENGKGAERPFIPKRLVIGNEEYVRVGNGNELVRDPKKRTRALANEKVRWSLHNVRLRSAKKKKKYCQFFTRFGKCSKDDGKCPYVHDPSKIAVCTKFLNGLCANETCKLTHKVIPARMPDCSYFLQGLCNNDACPYRHVHVNPSAAICDGFLKGYCSDGDECRKKHSYTCPVFEATGSCSQGSKCKLHHPKNQSKGRKRKRPAEPSERNSRGRYFGSRHKVFSESEPMVVDRRPTNSADFGIEEGLDFIFLGATEYEAGDNSDLAGEESVSSASEEPVSVYNLIRPVALMQ encoded by the exons ATGGATTCGTCTCATTACAATCCGAGCTACGGCCAATGGAATCCTCCTCTTCCCCTCCTTCCGCCGCCGCCAGTGCCTCCTCCTCCTCCTCCTCCTCGTGAATCTCATCCCGATAGCCCTAACTTCTACGTTCCATCAAGCCAAAACGGTGAGCAACGTCTCCATTATCTTCCACTCAAGCCGGCGGTTAATCAGCCGTCTCCCTACTACTCCCAGCAACAGCCGCCGCAACAGCATCTTCAATGCATTCCTGAGAAATATAGCTATGAGTCTCAAAAAGTTTCGCAGCCGTTGTCGTTTAAGAAATCTCGAGATATCTCTCAGTCTGCTGGGGTTGGTTACAGTGATAGAAGGCTTGATTCATGGACAGTGGATGCTGCTCAGGGACGGAGGGATTCATCAGGTGTTGGCATTAATCGTGGTTTAGATGGTGGTTCTTGGTCTAGAGATGAGTTTCGTAATCTTGGACATTTGAGAAAAGAATCCGGAGCAGCTAGGATAGATGGAAACTATCAAGACCGTGGTCAGTTAAAAGCAGAATGTTTTAGGGGTTTAGATGATGGACATAGGAGTTTATCTTCACGTGTTGGTTATAGCAGTGAAGGGGCTAGAAACCTGAGGTGGAATGAAGCGCGGAGAAGGGATGAATACTATCATTTAGATCGTGGAAGGAGAGAGGGGAGCAATGACTCGAAGAGAACACCTGGGAAACTAACGCAGAAGAAGAGTGCTCTTCTTAGGCTTGAAACTCCAAGAAGCCATCTGAACGGTAGAGAGAATGCTCGGAACCGTTGTAGTTATAGTGGGAGAAGGTTTAACTCTAATTCGTTTAAGTGTAAAGAACACTTTGGTTATTCTGATCGTGGATTGGTGGAGAATCAAAGGGGGAGAACTTCAGTTAATCTTGATGTTTCGTTTCAATCGAATCGCTTGGTAGCTAAGTCTGTAGCTTCACCTGCCAGTGCAGGCATCCACCCATGCCGGTCTGTGACACCTAGGTCTAGTAAAGCTGGAAGAGCATTGGTGCCTGATAAAAGTGAGAAGGCTTCGGTAACTGAAGAAAATGGAAACCAAAGTATACTGAAGTCTCATGAAGATCTGTTGGACAGAACGGGTACTGGTTGTAAAGCTCTTTTGCCGAAGGGTATGGAGATGGAAGACAACGTGAAGAAGAAGACTAATACTTCTCCTAAGAAATTACTTATATCATGGTCAACAGTTGCTGATCTCTCCGGGGTTTCTGAAGCAAGAATTCGTTTTGCTGGTAGTGTTCGGTCTCAACCTTGTGAAGATGTGGATATGGATTGTTTACCATCAACGAATTTATCAGTGATGGATGTAAATGCGGAAGATGACAGCAAGGGGATCAATAAGAACGTAGATTCTCTGTCTCTTGAAAATGACTCTAGGGGTCTCCCCAAGTGTCCAGTTTCCTCTGCCTCTCTGGAGATCCCTAATGTTTCGACAGAGCTTGCTAATGCAAATAATAATGTTTCAGGGGATCTAGCTAATGCTCACAGTTCTACCGTTTGTACATTTACCAATACCATGGTCAATCCATTAGTTGAGAATGAGAATGGTAACAGAGAAGAATCCATGGAAACTACAGCTCGTAATAGTGCTGCAGAAATGGCTGACAATCGGGACAGTGATAAAGGTGAAAAGGCTTGTGCAAAAGATACTTCTTCATCTCTTGCAAAGGTTGATGTAAAGGAATCATCAATTGTGTTGCCTGTTGAAAGAACTGATGGCTGTTCAGGTAGTGGTGAATCAGGTTTAGCTATGGCAGTACCATCTGACGTATGTACGGAAAATGTAAGTGCCGAGAGACTTGTGTCTGATGAAGATCTGGGTATAGCATCTCATTATCCTGCAGAAATTCCTTCTGTGGATCAGTTAAGTGGTTCAACTATTAGAGGTTTGGAAGTTTGTTTACCTGAGCCAGATGTTTCTCTGAGCAAAGGTATTACTGATGGTTCAGTTGAGTGTCTTGTTCAGCGAGACGTTAGACAAAAAGATTCCACTTTTTGTAATAGTTTGCCTGGCTCGCCTCCATTGGTAACTAAAACAAATCTTGCAGTTGGAATTAATGGCATGTCTGCTTATGAAACTGTTACTAATGCTGAATCTGGTCTCCTTGAAAGTCAACCATGTTCAACAGTATCTGATGCATTTGGTACTGTCTGGAATCTCGCCGTGAATAAAAATCTGGACGAGGATCCTTCAAGGGCTAGTTCTTGCTTGGTATCTGATAGTCCTGTTATTCCATGTCATATTTCTCCCTTGGTGGCAGTGACTGAGCAGATACAAAACAAAACTTCTATTCAAGCTAACTACAGTGATTCTCGAGATGGCATCATGCATGAGGAAAATAATTGTGCTGAGAAGCCTGATGTAGATACTCAAGATGAGAAAACATACCCTTCTGGTGGAACTTTGAACTACAAAACTCGGGGAACTGATATTGTGGCTGTTACTGGGGGCTCAGTGTTCCCAAGTCAGTCTCTATCCAGCTCACCGAGGCGGAGCTTCCGGCAGATACGGAGTGAAATTCATGTTGCTGCTACAGTTGATGAAACTTGCAAAGATAAACCGAAACCAAAGCATTCTGGTGGTACTATTAAGTACAGAACTGGGGGAACGAATATTTTTGCGTTTAGTGGGGATTCAGTTCCATGTGGTTCTCTATCCAACCCACCAAGGCTGTACAGGCAGATACGGAGTGAAGTTCATGTTGCTTCTATGGTTGATGACACTAGCACTTGCAAAGAGAAAGCAAAGCCATCTGGTGGAACCTCTAAGTGCAGAACTCCAGAAGCTGATGTAACATCTGATGTTGGCGGTCAAGAGAAATACTCACTGAACAGGGTTAAGACTGATATATTTGACGGTGAAGTTTGGTCATCTGTTGTAAACGTTTCTGGAGCTGAAATTCTTGGTGATTCAGGTGTTCCTCTGTCAAGATCACACTCCAACGGTAAAGATCATGTAATATCTGTCCGAGATCGGGATTCCCAAAGTAAGACATCTCTGAGCTCTTGGTACGATGTAGAAAACATGGAAAAGAAATCGAATTACTCTGCTCAGAAAAGGTTTTCCCGTGCCCTGCCTTTTGTCTCTGGCCCTAAGAAAGATGCTAACCCTTCCAATAAGTGTCATACATGGCATCGAAAGTTTGATACTTCTGCCTCTCCTTTGGTAGCTGTCAAGCCGTTGTCGCCGACTTTGATTACACAACCGAAGTTTCCCATTGTGACTGCCCAATCTAGTAGTAGTTACGTACGTAAAGGGAATAGCCTTCTACGAAAACCCTCGTATGGTTCTCTTGTTAAAACAGGAGAAATAATCACTCTTGAGAGGCAGTCAAATCCTTCCTCAGATAGCAGCACCTCCAAAGTATCAAATGCCATTGTTACTTCCTCAGGAAAATCTCCGTTATCTTACAGCAGGGATCACCTCATCTCTGGTTTACCTGAGTCTATCATGGACTCTGCTACATCTGAAGAAGCCAATGTTGCACACTCGGGTGGAGATGCATCCAAGACATCTGACACACTGATTCAGACATATTATGCTTCAGATTGCCAGCAGAAGAGAAATCATCCTAAGTTGGATTCTTCAAATTTGAAGAGAACGGTATATGTAAAAAGGAAGGCAAATCAGTTGATTCCTACCTCTGATGGCTATTTCAAGCGAAGTAAAAATCAGCTAGTAAGGACTTCAGCGAGCTGTGTCAGTCACTCACCTGATGATGCATTAGATTCACAAGCCGCTACAACCATGGTTTCGAAAAGATCATCTAGCGCAGCTTTCTCCCACTCTG CTGTCACGAGACCATATAAGCGTTCAAAATTTTCTCTGGTTTGGACGCAAAATGATCCACAGTCAAGATTGCGCACAAGTCACATGCGCTATCAGAGGATCTTGCCGCAGCTTGTTCCTTGGAAAAGAGTGACATACTGGAGAAGACTAATGAAGTCAGTCTCCGGCTCTGCTTTGCGAAATAGTTCCTTTTCCAAGAGCAG CCAAAAATTGTCCATGATGAGGAAGAGACATACGGTTTATACAAGATCAACAAATGGGTATTCACTTAGAAAATCCAAGGTATTAAGTCTTGGTGGTTCGCATTTGAAATGGTCCAAGTCCATTGAGAGAGACTCGAGAAAAGCTAATCAG GAAGCTACCTTGACTGCGGCTGAATTTTCGAAGAAAGAAAGTGAAAAGCATTCTGGACAAAGTACTACTAGGATGACAAGCAGAAACCATCTGACAC GGGAGCGCGTTTTCAGAATTGGTTCCCTTCGTTATAAAATGGATTCTTCAAGGCGAACTCTTCAGAGAATATCTG ATGATGATTCACCGTGCTCTGGACCTACTGAAAATGGAAAAGGCGCAGAAAGACCGTTCATTCCAAAGAGATTGGTGATAGGCAATGAAGA ATATGTTCGCGTGGGAAATGGTAACGAGCTTGTCAGAGATCCAAAGAAACGAACTCGTGCGTTGGCTAATGAGAAGGTCAGATGGAGCCTGCACAATGTTCGGTTGCGGTCGGCTAAAAAGAAGAAGAAGTACTGCCAGTTCTTCACAAGATTTGGGAAATGCAGCAAAGATGACGGGAAGTGTCCCTATGTTCACGACCCCTCGAAAATTGCAGTTTGCACCAAATTTTTGAATGGCTTGTGTGCCAATGAAACTTGCAAATTGACTCACAAG GTCATTCCAGCAAGGATGCCAGATTGTTCTTATTTTCTGCAAG GCTTATGCAATAATGATGCGTGTCCGTATAGGCATGTGCATGTCAACCCCAGTGCAGCTATATGTGATGGGTTCTTAAAAGGATACTGTTCAGACGGTGACGAG TGTCGGAAGAAGCATTCCTACACCTGCCCAGTATTCGAAGCCACTGGATCATGCTCTCAAGGATCGAAATGCAAGCTCCACCACCCCAAGAACCAAAGCAAAGGAAGAAAGAGGAAAAGACCAGCCGAGCCATCAGAGAGAAATTCCCGTGGGCGTTACTTTGGCTCGCGTCACAAAGTCTTTTCTGAGTCTGAGCCAATGGTAGTGGATAGACGTCCTACTAACAGTGCAGATTTTGGAATAGAAGAAGGCCTTGACTTCATATTCCTTGGAGCTACCGAGTATGAAGCAGGTGATAACAGTGATCTAGCCGGCGAGGAATCTGTCTCCAGTGCTAGTGAAGAACCGGTTTCGGTTTACAATCTAATCAGACCAGTGGCTTTGATGCAGTAA
- the LOC106311567 gene encoding uncharacterized protein LOC106311567, whose product MPASAASPSLSLLSLTSKPPPPFSAKTHRLLPTVPNFAPLTLKSLRRNRSTIIRVEDADADGGEPDEEEVDNKKDYDVEYDPTLAASVGAGDGDIAFVQSKSFVSTQGWDSEMVVDYRINEDEFHKISLLDCDFFIRKPPDPDNDVYDFREMYVTPPDTDIYSIPRVLAPMPQKYIRCAMSDYGCYNVTEPPIDSPRDPLYKSERDISKVFLTKHYRNRRSNDPEFVLDLEEIYVIDSKTKSITRARVLVTVPGGRKRDRKDDLLVMRDNGTSFKIIHVGERDDPTTVIEREEWTKTREDMEKHLRKLRDFSVSNWF is encoded by the exons ATGCCGGCTTCCGCCGCTTCTCCCTCCTTATCTCTACTCTCACTCACTTCCAAACCTCCTCCGCCTTTCTCCGCCAAAACGCATCGGCTTCTCCCCACCGTCCCCAATTTCGCGCCACTAACACTCAAATCCCTCCGTCGTAACCGTTCAACCATCATCAGAGTAGAAGACGCCGACGCCGACGGCGGAGAACCGGACGAGGAGGAAGTGGACAACAAGAAGGACTACGACGTCGAGTACGACCCTACCTTAGCCGCGAGCGTCGGCGCCGGCGACGGGGACATCGCGTTCGTGCAGAGCAAGAGCTTTGTGTCGACGCAGGGATGGGACTCGGAGATGGTGGTTGATTACAGGATAAACGAAGACGAGTTTCATAAGATCAGCTTGCTCGACTGCGATTTCTTTATCAGGAAACCGCCTGATCCTGATAACGATGTTTATGACTTCAGAGAG ATGTATGTGACTCCTCCGGATACGGATATTTACTCGATTCCGAGAGTTCTTGCCCCAATGCCTCAAAAG TATATTCGATGTGCGATGAGTGACTATGGATGTTACAATGTTACTGAACCGCCTATTGATTCTCCTCGAGATCCTCTGTATAAATCTGAGAGGGATATATCCAAG GTTTTCTTGACGAAGCATTATCGGAATAGAAGATCAAACGACCCTGAGTTTGTGCTAGACCTTGAAGAGATCTATGTGATTGACTCCAAGACAAAGTCAATCACCAGAGCCAGAGTTTTG GTGACAGTTCCGGGAGGACGAAAAAGGGATAGGAAGGATGACTTGCTCGTGATGCGAGATAATGGAACCTCCTTTAAAATCATACACGTG GGGGAAAGAGATGACCCGACAACGGTAATAGAAAGGGAAGAGTGGACCAAAACACGAGAAGACATGGAGAAACATCTCAGAAAGCTTCGAGACTTCAGTGTCTCAAACTGGTTCTAA